The Bacillus sp. Marseille-Q1617 genome has a segment encoding these proteins:
- the abc-f gene encoding ribosomal protection-like ABC-F family protein gives MREVLKLVNIRYEIVDQKIFEEMNGSVQEGEVIGIIGRNGAGKSTLLNLIHSDIKPSEGRIQWLQSGLSMDMVVQETEEYSSGDMTPAEVKLLEKWQVPSHEFSQLSGGEKLKARLAKGFARNADLLLLDEPTNHLDQESLTLLTEQIKEYRGTIILVSHDRHFLDEAVTKIWSLEHGRLIEHKGNYSSYTEACKQKRLSQQREYEKQQKMVKRIESQMKELTSWSEKAHAQSTKQEGFKEYYRVQAKRTDSQVKSKQKRLERELEKAKVERVEEDHGVRFSINSAHKKGKRFLEVKDLGKEFIGNGKMLFSGANFTIQHGEKVSILGPNGSGKTTLLKVIMGQEKARGNVWVSPSAEIGYLTQEVFDLPLDETPEELFYKETFDERGRVQTLMKHLGFTASQWREPIRDMSMGERVKCKLMKYILEEKDVLILDEPTNHLDLPSREQLEETLAQYEGTLIVVSHDRYFVEKTTDVKLVIEHGRVRKQLSEPAAERDDAVELRMKLETERQEVLGRLSFMVPGDAEYAELDARFLELTKRMNELK, from the coding sequence ATGAGAGAAGTATTGAAATTGGTGAATATCCGATATGAGATCGTGGATCAGAAGATATTTGAAGAGATGAATGGGAGTGTACAGGAGGGAGAGGTCATCGGGATCATCGGCCGGAATGGGGCGGGGAAATCGACTCTTCTGAATTTGATTCATAGTGATATCAAGCCTTCGGAAGGAAGGATTCAGTGGCTGCAAAGCGGGTTGAGCATGGATATGGTCGTTCAGGAAACGGAGGAATATTCTTCAGGGGATATGACGCCTGCTGAGGTCAAGCTGCTGGAAAAGTGGCAGGTACCCTCGCACGAATTTTCACAGCTGAGCGGCGGGGAAAAGCTGAAGGCAAGGCTTGCGAAGGGGTTTGCCCGGAATGCGGACCTGCTCCTGCTGGATGAGCCGACGAATCATTTGGATCAGGAGAGTCTGACCCTTTTGACGGAACAAATCAAGGAGTATCGAGGGACGATCATTCTTGTCTCGCATGACCGCCATTTTTTAGATGAGGCAGTGACGAAAATCTGGTCGCTTGAACACGGCAGGCTCATTGAGCACAAGGGGAATTATTCGAGCTATACGGAGGCCTGCAAGCAGAAGCGGCTGAGCCAGCAGCGTGAATATGAGAAGCAGCAGAAGATGGTGAAGCGGATCGAAAGTCAGATGAAGGAGCTGACTTCTTGGTCGGAAAAAGCGCATGCCCAGTCGACGAAGCAGGAAGGTTTCAAGGAATATTACCGCGTACAGGCAAAACGGACGGACAGTCAGGTGAAATCGAAGCAGAAGCGGCTTGAGAGGGAGCTTGAGAAGGCGAAGGTCGAGCGGGTGGAAGAAGATCATGGAGTGCGGTTCTCGATCAACTCCGCGCATAAGAAGGGGAAGCGGTTCCTAGAAGTGAAGGATCTGGGGAAAGAGTTTATCGGGAACGGGAAGATGTTGTTTAGTGGAGCAAATTTCACGATTCAGCATGGCGAAAAGGTTTCGATCCTCGGTCCGAATGGGAGCGGGAAGACGACCTTGCTGAAGGTGATCATGGGTCAGGAAAAGGCCCGCGGCAATGTGTGGGTGTCGCCTTCTGCCGAAATCGGCTATCTGACACAGGAGGTGTTCGACCTGCCTCTAGATGAGACCCCTGAGGAACTTTTCTATAAGGAAACGTTCGATGAGAGGGGCAGAGTCCAGACGCTCATGAAACACCTGGGCTTCACGGCTTCCCAGTGGCGTGAACCAATCCGGGATATGAGCATGGGCGAGCGTGTGAAGTGCAAGCTGATGAAATATATTTTAGAGGAAAAGGATGTACTGATCCTCGATGAGCCGACCAACCATCTCGATCTGCCGTCGCGCGAACAGCTGGAGGAGACGCTGGCTCAATATGAGGGGACTCTGATTGTGGTCTCGCATGACCGTTATTTTGTGGAGAAGACGACGGATGTGAAGCTGGTGATTGAGCATGGAAGGGTTCGCAAACAGCTGAGTGAGCCGGCTGCTGAGCGGGATGATGCAGTGGAACTGCGGATGAAGCTTGAGACGGAGAGGCAGGAAGTGCTGGGGCGGCTAAGCTTCATGGTGCCTGGGGATGCGGAGTACGCAGAGCTGGATGCACGATTTTTGGAGTTGACGAAGAGGATGAATGAGTTGAAGTAG
- a CDS encoding DNA alkylation repair protein, translating to MTYEEIMLKLEELGTDQTKRIYLNHGAKEPYFGVKIGDLKKLVKYVKKDHELALRLYDSGNHDAMYLAGLSINPKLVSKETLEDWSEKAYWYMIAEYTVAGVTAESEYARELAKKWMDSDEEMMAVCGWSTYSNYLSITPDDELDLNEIRVLLNRVKNSVHNERNRVRYVMNGFVISVGSYVPVLHEEAMGVAESIGKVHVDVGNTACKVPLAKTYIKKIADKDRVGLKRKTCIC from the coding sequence ATGACCTACGAAGAAATCATGCTAAAATTAGAAGAACTCGGGACCGACCAGACAAAGCGGATCTACCTGAACCACGGCGCGAAAGAACCCTATTTCGGTGTGAAGATCGGGGATTTGAAAAAACTCGTCAAATACGTAAAAAAGGATCATGAACTGGCTCTCAGGCTCTATGATTCCGGCAATCACGATGCCATGTATCTTGCCGGTCTCTCCATCAATCCGAAGCTTGTTTCAAAAGAAACACTTGAGGATTGGTCCGAAAAAGCCTATTGGTATATGATTGCCGAGTACACGGTAGCCGGTGTGACGGCGGAAAGTGAATACGCGCGGGAGCTTGCAAAGAAATGGATGGATTCGGATGAAGAGATGATGGCGGTATGCGGCTGGAGTACCTATTCGAATTATCTCTCCATCACGCCGGATGACGAGCTTGATCTGAACGAAATCAGGGTCCTCCTGAATCGGGTGAAGAACTCTGTCCATAATGAGAGGAACCGGGTGCGCTACGTCATGAACGGCTTTGTCATATCAGTCGGGAGCTATGTCCCTGTTCTTCATGAGGAAGCGATGGGTGTCGCCGAGTCGATTGGAAAGGTCCATGTGGACGTCGGAAATACCGCATGCAAGGTACCGCTTGCTAAAACATACATTAAGAAAATCGCGGACAAAGATCGTGTCGGACTAAAGCGGAAAACGTGTATCTGCTGA
- a CDS encoding YafY family protein, whose translation MRGDRLISILLLLQSHGRMTAGELAEELEVSERTIYRDMEALSGTGIPVVAERGKNGGWSLLENYKTDLTGLKEAEVQALFVSPSAHLLEDLGLTRISQEARNKLIASLPITYRENTKDVWNRIHIDTRSWRRQKGKTESFDILKQAIWEENKLKITYQRADGRTDDRTVSPLGLVAKGDPWYLIAAKENGDIRNYRASRIQHAELLEETFKRPDDFDLAEYWNASTKAFIKNLPNYEVKVEAAAAAVSRLTFTGRFARVLEVGSENTEGRVPVTLSFDTEEEAAGYLLGFADQLKVLEPEGLSRRILEMAERTVAFYRED comes from the coding sequence ATGAGAGGCGACAGACTGATTTCCATCCTTCTATTATTGCAGTCACACGGCCGAATGACTGCCGGGGAACTGGCAGAAGAGCTCGAAGTATCGGAAAGGACCATCTACAGGGACATGGAAGCATTAAGCGGGACAGGCATCCCCGTCGTCGCGGAACGCGGAAAAAACGGCGGCTGGTCACTGCTTGAAAACTACAAAACGGACCTGACCGGATTGAAGGAAGCTGAAGTGCAGGCCCTCTTCGTTTCACCTTCTGCACATCTGCTCGAGGATCTCGGGCTGACCCGTATATCACAAGAAGCCAGAAACAAACTGATCGCCTCCCTTCCAATCACCTACCGGGAGAACACCAAAGATGTCTGGAACCGGATCCACATCGACACCCGTTCCTGGCGCAGACAGAAGGGAAAAACTGAATCGTTCGACATCCTGAAACAAGCCATATGGGAAGAAAACAAGTTGAAGATCACCTATCAGAGGGCAGACGGGAGGACCGATGACCGCACCGTCTCCCCGCTCGGCCTCGTCGCTAAAGGTGACCCCTGGTATCTGATCGCCGCCAAAGAAAACGGGGACATAAGGAATTACCGTGCGTCCCGGATCCAACACGCAGAACTTCTCGAAGAAACATTCAAACGGCCGGATGACTTCGATCTCGCCGAATACTGGAACGCTTCCACCAAAGCCTTCATTAAGAATTTGCCCAACTATGAAGTGAAGGTGGAGGCCGCTGCAGCCGCCGTTTCAAGGCTCACCTTCACCGGGCGGTTTGCCCGGGTCCTCGAGGTTGGTTCTGAAAACACTGAAGGCCGGGTACCCGTTACTCTCTCATTCGATACTGAAGAAGAGGCAGCGGGTTACCTGCTGGGGTTCGCGGATCAGCTGAAAGTCCTCGAGCCTGAGGGACTGAGCCGCAGGATTTTGGAGATGGCTGAAAGGACGGTGGCTTTTTATCGGGAGGATTAG
- a CDS encoding SDR family oxidoreductase, giving the protein MKGMIVMRSLSGKVALVTGASRGAGRGVAIELGKAGATVYVTGRSTKGNATNNWPGTIDETVSEIEAAGGKGVAVRCDHTVDAETEAVINRIRDEQGKLDILVNNVWGAHDIGVEPGAFWELPLANWDKMFTAGVRAQLATNHYAVPLLRENPGGVIFHTTFWDEGKYSGQFFYDLAKNALVRMAYGLSEELKEDGIAVLAVSPGFMRTELVLKHHGADEENWKKAEDLKQTETPHYIGRAITALAGDPDVMLKSGQVLKAGDLAKEYGFTDIDGRYVPPFTL; this is encoded by the coding sequence ATGAAAGGAATGATTGTCATGAGATCATTATCAGGAAAAGTGGCACTCGTCACAGGAGCAAGCAGGGGAGCGGGGAGAGGTGTCGCGATAGAACTGGGGAAAGCAGGCGCGACCGTGTATGTGACGGGACGAAGCACGAAAGGGAACGCCACGAATAATTGGCCGGGGACGATCGATGAGACGGTTTCTGAAATTGAAGCTGCCGGCGGAAAAGGGGTTGCGGTACGGTGTGATCATACGGTGGATGCGGAAACGGAAGCCGTCATCAATCGGATTCGTGACGAACAGGGGAAGCTGGATATTCTCGTCAATAATGTGTGGGGAGCGCATGATATTGGCGTGGAACCGGGTGCTTTCTGGGAGCTGCCGCTTGCGAATTGGGACAAGATGTTCACGGCCGGTGTGCGCGCTCAACTCGCGACGAATCATTATGCGGTTCCGCTGCTTCGTGAGAATCCGGGAGGGGTGATCTTTCACACTACTTTCTGGGACGAAGGGAAGTATTCCGGTCAGTTTTTTTATGATTTGGCAAAAAATGCGCTTGTCCGCATGGCGTATGGCCTGTCTGAAGAATTGAAGGAGGACGGGATTGCGGTTCTTGCCGTTTCCCCTGGATTCATGAGGACGGAGCTTGTGTTGAAGCATCACGGGGCGGATGAGGAGAATTGGAAGAAAGCGGAGGATCTGAAGCAGACCGAGACGCCGCATTATATAGGACGTGCCATTACTGCACTCGCGGGTGACCCGGACGTGATGTTGAAGAGCGGGCAGGTACTGAAGGCCGGCGACCTCGCGAAGGAATATGGGTTCACCGATATCGACGGGCGGTATGTCCCGCCGTTTACGTTGTAG
- a CDS encoding DUF6526 family protein — translation MNQQNYENHSKIDPVYHYGISLLSLSTLILSIIFFVKNVATETLLSFIVLFAAVTFLLIVAKLRLYALQLQDRIIRTEENFRHYRLTGRDLDHRLSVKQVIALRFAPDEEFPGLAERTVTEGLSPKDIKKAVLNWRGDHHRV, via the coding sequence ATGAATCAGCAAAACTATGAAAATCATAGTAAGATCGATCCGGTGTATCACTATGGGATATCGCTGTTATCGCTTTCAACATTGATTTTGTCAATCATCTTTTTTGTGAAAAATGTCGCCACTGAGACACTTCTCAGTTTTATTGTGCTCTTTGCTGCAGTTACGTTCCTATTGATTGTGGCTAAACTGAGATTATATGCCCTGCAGCTGCAGGACCGGATCATCCGGACTGAAGAAAACTTCCGTCACTACCGGTTGACCGGGAGAGACCTGGATCACCGACTCTCAGTGAAGCAGGTGATTGCGCTTCGTTTTGCACCGGATGAGGAGTTTCCGGGGCTGGCGGAACGGACGGTTACAGAGGGTTTATCACCGAAAGATATTAAGAAGGCTGTACTGAATTGGCGAGGGGATCACCATCGCGTATAA
- a CDS encoding ABC transporter ATP-binding protein, whose protein sequence is MLNEIMVDVKNLVKKYGTFTAVDGVAFQVEKGEIFGLLGPNGAGKTTTIEMLVGLRKPDEGTASLSGHDVRKEVNKVKEVIGVQLQSTSLFELLKVEEILHLYASFYPSHVDIDGLIADMLLTEKRRDRIKGLSGGQKQRLAIALALIHDPAIVFLDEPTTGLDPQARRTLWDIVLRLKERGKTVLLSTHYMDEAHVLCDRIGIMDQGELIALDTPANLVKTLQSASTVEFYLNDPPEQEWFMKMNGVKEAAVKDTFVQLYTDDLQMALTSLIEVSSEHGLEIRDLQTRQATLEDVFIHMTGRRLRES, encoded by the coding sequence ATGCTCAATGAAATAATGGTTGATGTAAAAAATCTTGTGAAAAAATACGGCACGTTTACAGCGGTGGATGGTGTCGCTTTTCAAGTAGAAAAAGGGGAAATCTTCGGATTGCTTGGTCCGAACGGGGCAGGGAAGACGACGACCATCGAGATGCTGGTCGGCCTCAGGAAGCCTGACGAAGGGACGGCAAGCCTCTCGGGTCATGATGTCCGGAAAGAGGTGAATAAGGTGAAAGAGGTGATCGGGGTTCAGCTCCAGTCGACCTCTTTGTTTGAGCTGCTGAAGGTGGAGGAGATCCTTCATTTGTATGCGAGTTTTTATCCGAGTCACGTGGATATTGACGGTCTGATAGCGGACATGCTTCTGACCGAGAAGCGGAGGGACCGGATCAAGGGGCTGTCGGGCGGCCAGAAGCAGCGGCTCGCAATTGCGCTCGCGCTGATCCACGATCCTGCGATTGTCTTTCTGGATGAGCCGACGACGGGACTGGATCCGCAGGCGAGGCGGACGCTGTGGGATATCGTGCTGCGCCTGAAGGAGCGCGGGAAGACGGTGCTTCTGTCGACGCATTATATGGATGAAGCCCATGTGCTCTGCGACCGCATCGGTATCATGGATCAGGGGGAGCTGATTGCGCTCGACACCCCGGCGAATCTGGTGAAAACCTTGCAGTCGGCGAGCACCGTAGAGTTTTACCTGAATGATCCCCCTGAACAGGAGTGGTTCATGAAAATGAACGGCGTCAAAGAAGCGGCAGTCAAGGATACGTTCGTTCAGCTCTATACAGACGATTTACAGATGGCACTGACGTCACTCATTGAAGTGTCTTCCGAGCACGGCCTCGAAATCAGGGACCTGCAGACGCGCCAGGCGACCCTGGAGGATGTATTCATCCATATGACAGGAAGGAGGCTGCGTGAATCATGA
- a CDS encoding ABC transporter permease encodes MRAYWQLTLAQLRIFARNKQVLFFTLLFPVILMVALGSFVGGGNSLSLTAGVVDKDETGASKDLKDLFYKNEGIEMADYDSVKAGKEAVENGDIQLLIEIPEGYGESIDARDGAFSVPVYYNEKNLTTAELGLTVVNGVIDQYSKELAGYEPLVTVEKVGIEALNIRYIDFLVPGIVAMMIMSNNMNGVAGQISAWRERGILRRMQGTRLKASTFIAAQITARLLLNGTQAMLVVLIANLIFDINVAGSWLALIFFIVLGTLAFMSIGFIIAGMAKNPESAGPIAGFVSFPLLFLGGVFFPINNMPDLIQPIVKVLPIAHLTSALRETMNIGTSIFALGMETLILGIWLIGGFAVASWVFKWE; translated from the coding sequence ATGAGAGCATATTGGCAGCTGACACTGGCACAACTACGGATTTTTGCCCGCAACAAGCAGGTTCTGTTCTTCACGCTGCTCTTCCCGGTCATCCTGATGGTGGCGCTCGGATCCTTCGTGGGCGGCGGGAATTCACTATCGCTGACGGCAGGGGTGGTCGACAAGGATGAAACCGGTGCCTCGAAGGACCTGAAAGATCTCTTTTATAAAAATGAAGGGATTGAAATGGCTGATTATGACTCGGTTAAAGCTGGTAAGGAAGCCGTTGAAAACGGTGATATCCAGCTTTTGATCGAGATCCCGGAAGGCTATGGGGAAAGCATTGATGCCAGGGATGGTGCCTTTTCCGTTCCTGTCTATTACAATGAGAAAAATCTGACCACCGCCGAGCTCGGCCTTACGGTGGTAAACGGGGTCATTGATCAGTACAGCAAGGAACTTGCAGGCTACGAGCCGCTGGTGACGGTCGAGAAGGTAGGAATCGAGGCGCTGAATATCCGCTATATCGATTTCCTCGTACCGGGGATCGTCGCGATGATGATCATGAGCAACAATATGAACGGGGTTGCAGGGCAGATCTCTGCTTGGCGTGAACGCGGGATCCTCCGCCGGATGCAGGGGACGAGACTGAAAGCCTCGACGTTCATTGCGGCGCAGATTACGGCGCGCCTCTTGTTAAATGGGACGCAGGCCATGCTTGTCGTGCTGATCGCGAATCTCATCTTTGATATCAATGTCGCCGGTTCATGGCTCGCGTTGATTTTCTTCATCGTACTTGGTACTCTTGCGTTCATGTCGATCGGTTTCATCATTGCCGGAATGGCGAAGAACCCTGAAAGTGCGGGGCCGATTGCCGGATTTGTGTCGTTTCCGCTTCTGTTCCTTGGAGGAGTTTTCTTCCCGATCAACAATATGCCGGACCTCATCCAGCCGATTGTGAAGGTGCTGCCGATCGCTCATCTGACGTCTGCGCTGCGGGAGACGATGAATATCGGAACCTCGATTTTTGCATTGGGGATGGAGACGCTTATTTTAGGAATATGGTTGATTGGCGGGTTCGCAGTGGCAAGCTGGGTGTTTAAGTGGGAGTAG
- a CDS encoding YdeI/OmpD-associated family protein: MNSTKPVTEKLNFSKYPEKLILNLPEDIDDFRSIEYDASVKKDRYDLVFVFIFNLDDFSKQLKEVAEKGLVKDNGYLYFAYPKKNNPKYDEYIDRDSIYNEKHYNVEGYVHGSNLKFSRMISLNDVFTVVGMKAAPKKTKKAASTKKSQCVDDYIVHIEDIEKYLSGNDEILSLYSGLTPGYRKDWARYVYSAKRKETQEKRLKEMEIVLSEGYKSMDLYRRKNK, encoded by the coding sequence ATGAATTCTACCAAACCCGTTACTGAAAAATTGAATTTCAGCAAATATCCTGAGAAACTCATTCTTAACCTCCCTGAGGACATCGATGACTTTCGCTCGATTGAATATGATGCTTCTGTTAAAAAAGATCGTTATGATCTTGTCTTTGTATTCATTTTCAATTTAGACGATTTTTCAAAACAACTGAAGGAAGTTGCCGAAAAGGGGTTGGTGAAGGATAACGGATATTTATACTTTGCCTATCCTAAGAAGAATAATCCGAAGTATGATGAATACATAGACCGTGACAGCATTTATAATGAGAAACATTATAATGTGGAAGGGTACGTTCATGGAAGTAACCTGAAGTTTTCAAGAATGATCAGTCTGAATGATGTGTTCACAGTGGTTGGCATGAAGGCAGCGCCGAAGAAAACGAAGAAAGCTGCCAGCACAAAAAAGAGTCAATGTGTGGATGACTACATTGTTCATATTGAAGATATCGAAAAATATTTGAGTGGAAATGATGAAATTTTATCTCTTTATTCGGGATTGACGCCGGGATACCGGAAGGATTGGGCACGATACGTCTATAGTGCGAAACGAAAAGAAACGCAGGAAAAACGATTGAAGGAAATGGAGATTGTCCTGAGTGAAGGGTATAAGTCGATGGATTTGTATAGAAGGAAGAATAAGTGA